A segment of the Paraburkholderia fungorum genome:
TCGCAACTGTTCGTTGTGGCCGTAGCGCAGTTCGACTTCCGCCATGTCGATCGCGCCCTGATGATGCGGCTGCATCATGGCAACGAAGTCGTCGTCGATATCACCGCTTGGCGCGGCCGCCATACCGGTCATCATCCGGTTCATCGCCTCATTGTTTTCAGCGAGAAACGGCTTTTCCATGGGGTCGGGGGCAGCCCGATGCTGGGCAAGTGTCGATAGCGGGAAAGTCGTTAGCAGACCGGTCAGTACGATCAACGGCAGCCAGGCTGGTCGCCAGTTTTTCAGGTTTTCCATGGGGCCTCCATTCCATAGTCAGATGTCTTTGACATCGCCGCGTGACAACATGACGCCGATTTCATATCGGATAACTTAATATGCACAGACTGATGGCACGCCACCATTCTGAAATGAGCTGTGCGACCCATACCAACGTATATCTGGTAAGTCTTGTCGACATGGCGTCATGGCATGCCTACGGCAAAAATGAGGCGGTTCGCCGTGTTCCGGCCGAACAACGGGCCGATTGGGCGAACCGCGCGAGTTGTTTGCCGTTTGTCAGCTTCCGAAATAAGGCGTGCAGTAACTCGCCGGACCCACGCAGTTGTCGTTCATTGCATGGTTGTGACGCCGCCCGGACTCAGTGCGATTCGTCGAACCGCCTACGCTGCTTGTCGCGGCAGCCGTGCCCTCGGTGCTTAATTTAGCTTCGGCAGCCTCGATATCGGCGGGATACGTCTGGTGATCACCGGTTGCCGGCGAATATCCCGCCTTTTCTATCTGAACCAGCTCTGCGCGCACTTCGGCGCGGGTGAGCGAGGCGTTGGTTTGCTGGGCGAATCCGCACAGGGGGACAATGAAAAAGCTCGTGGCAACGATGAGGGAAGCGAAGGATTTCATGGCAACTCCTTTGAACGCCGGGTGGCGAGTGATTGCGGAAAAGATCGACGAGGTCGGGGTGTGCCGACTGGGTTGTCGGCCAAACAACGCACGAATGTCGAGCCGGGTGAATACAAACGCTGCGTACGGGGGTCGCTCCAGCGATCCGTTTTGTCCGTGTTCGTATTCGACCGTGCTGTAAGAAGATTAGAGGGGGCGACGTGTCCACACCATTCTGCGAACGTGTAGCTGCGCATGGTCCTTCGACGGGGTTACCCATACCAACGTGGAGGTCGTCCCTTGTCGGCCCTTCAGCATGGGCGAACAGTGTGATGATCGTCGTGTGAGCTAGCGACAGGACAAGATCACGCGGTCTCAGCCTGTAGCACAGGTACTAGTACATGCACAGAATGAACAAGTCGCGCTTGGAGTGACGGCCGAAAAACCGTTCGCCCATACTTTTAAGCTTGCTCATTGTCGGATGATGAGTGGCGGCGCAATACTCCAATCGACTCTCCGCCTATTTGCACGATCCCTTCGTAGCAGACACGGACCGCAACTCTGCGTCGCGTCGCCGACGACGACGGCGCCCAATTTGCACGGGATAACTGAATAGATGTGCATCGAGATCTGCGCCGATTGTCAGAAGTGTCGACGCTCTCGCCGGCCAGCTTGCCGACTGCGGAAAGCCCGAACCAATTCGCGCGTGCCGCCCAAAAAACGGGCGAATCCAATACTAATGGATACCCTGAAGTACTGATAAGACTACCCTTCGGACGCCGAAGGTACGATGGTCGTCAACCTCCGCCAAATCTAAGCTGGTCACATCCGGATACAGATGAATCCGGCTTCCGGTTGGGACCGAGCGCATTAGCGACAACGTTGAAAAGCGCATCCCACGAATAAACAACGTTCTATTTGCGGAGCACATCAAATGAAAACATCTAGCCTCAGCCTGGCCGCCGCAGTCTTGTCCGTCGGCATGGCATTGTCGTTCGCATCGCCCTCAACCTATGCAGAGCGAGGCGACGCGCGCCTGGAATATTACGGACAAAGCATCGACACGATGATTGCCGATTTCATGCAGGAAAAGCACATTTCCGGCTTGACCATGGCCATTGTCGAAGCTCCCTATATTCCGCGCGTCGCAGGATATGGTGAAAGCGACACCACGAAGAAACTGCTGGCATCTCAGGGAACGCTCTGGAATATCGGACCGATCACGCAGGGCTATACGGCAGTCGCGGTGATGCAGCTGGTCGAAGCCGGCAAGATGGATCTGCACGCACCGGTCGCGACATATGTTCAAGGCTTGCCGTCGGCCTGGTCGAAGCTGACTGTGATGCAATTGCTGCAACACGCAACGGGTCTCGCCGACTATCGACAGGCGCCCGGCTATGACGCGACCCGCGAGTATCAGCCGCAGCAGCTTGTCGATCTGGTGAAAGACAGCAAACTGGCATTCAAGCCAGGGACCGCCGTGGCGCAAAGTGCGACGAATTTTCTGCTGCTCGGCATGGCGATCGAATCGGCTAGCGGCATGAGCTACCACGACTTCATCTGGAACGGTCAGATCAAGCCGTTGAATCTGACTCACACCATGTTCATCGAAGACTTTCCGGAGCATGCCGCTATCGACCCGGTCGAGAAGACCGGCATGCGCCACCACCTGTTCACCGGCGACGGCCACTATATCAATCCCGTTGAACCTTCCGCCGGCTACCGGCTGGTCAATGGACAACTGACCGATGCGCGGCCCGCGACTTCGTCGAGCGCGTTTGCCTTCGGCTCGCTATGGGCTTCGGCCGAAGATGTCAGCACCTGGGATATTGCACTGGCCGGCAACGAGGTGATCAAAGAGGCGGCGCACCGTGATCTGGTCTATAAGCCGACCCGGCTCGACAACGGCATGGTCGTGCCGGCCATGGCCGGATGGCAGTTCACGAAGCATAAGGGCTTCATGGATATCAAAGGCAACGCGCCGGGCTATAGCGCTTACTTGAGCCGCTTCACCAATCCCGACGAACTGGTTTGCGTGACACTGCTCGCCAATACCGAAGGCGTCGATCTGACGGATCTCGCGCGACGCATCGCCTCGGCCTACGATGCCCGTTTGGGCTCGGGTAACGATCCCGCGCAAACGTCCACCTATGAAAGTGTATTCGGCGTGAAGGAAACGGTGGCACGCCTTGAAAAGAACATCAAAGCGGCGAATGGCCAGATCTTTGCGCACTTCGATCATCAGATGAACGCCGAGCAGGCGGGACTCAGCATGCGGCCGACCGAAGTACTCGTGTTCGGCAATCCGGCAGCCGGCACCATGCTGATGCAGGAACAACCGGGCATCGCGAGCGAATTGCCGTTGCGTGTCGCGGTCTGGGAAGACGAGCGTGGCAGAACGTGGGTGAGCTACACCAACTTCGACCGGATCGCAGAGCGCTACGGCATTCACGACGCCAAGACGATCGCGGCCATGAAGGCCGGCGTTGCTGAACTCGTACGCAAGTCGAGCAGTGCTTATTGAATCGAGCTGTGGGGCTGGCGTGCGCACGGCGCGTCCAGACCCACATCGCCTGAGAGACACCCATATACCAATCATGAGGTTTGATATGTCGACTACTCTGCAAGGTTCAAAACGCCGGGACGTTCTTCGAACGATGGGTTTCGCCGCGCTGTCCGTCGCCGCGCTTCTGCCGCAACGGCGTGCAGAAGCGAAGGAAGCACATGACGTCGCGATGTTAGCGGGGCTGGATGGTGCAACGACGCTCACGCAACTCGGCAAACGGCTCGCTGCGGCGCCCCGTCGTCGTAATTTCGAGTCTGTGCCGTTCATGCTGACGGATCGCCAGTATTGGGATTTCGATGCCGCCGAGCAGCTGTTGCAGTATCAGTCCAAAGCCCGTCAGGTCTGGGAAAACACGGATCTCGCGGGACCATGGCCCGGACTGATGCGCGAAGCAATGAACGGGCAGGTCTTTGCCAACAGGAATGCGGATTTTCTGGCCGTTTCCGCGACCCACGGTCTTGCTCACCTGGCGTTGTTCGCGCAACCGATGTGGGACACGTATAACCTCGCCGCGCTCGCGGGACCGAAGTTCGCAACGAACACGCTGATCGTCGAAAAAGCAGGTGTGTCGCGATCGGACAGCATTGAAAACGTGGCCGGTTTTTACGGCCCGGCGAATAACAACGTGACTTCGCTACAGCGCCGCGGAGCGGTCTTTATCGCCTGTCACGATTCCATTCACGCTATCTCGCGTGCGCTTCAGAGTTCGGCCGGGCGGCCTGCGGCATCGGCCGACAGGATTGCGGCTGATCTGACTAATAACCTGATTCCGGATGTCGTGCTGGTCCCGAGCGTGGTGTCGTTTATGGTCGACCTCCAGAGCAGGGGGTTCACCTATTCGAAAGGAGGTTGAGCGTTCTGGCAGGCGCTGGATCGAAACGATGGAGCGCCGCACGCTCCATCGCATGTTTCGTCATACAGAGCGGTTCGCACGCGGCAGGTCAGCCGCAAGGGGCCCGGGTCCGCGTGCTGGACGCGGCCTTTATCAAGCCGGGCTACGGCGAAGCGTGTCGCTTTTGACTCCAGGTTCGACGCCCAACGTTTGCACTTTGCGGACCAGGTCGGCCACCGAGCGGGCCGCCATCTTCCGCATCGCCTGTCCGCGGTGCATCTTCACCGTGACTTCACTGACATTCATTTCCGAAGCGATCTGTTTATTGAGCAGCCCGGCAAGCACGAAACTCACCACTTCGCGCTCGCGCGGCGTGAGCGAGTCATAAGACGCGCGCAACGACAGCACCGATTGCTCGGCCAGCATTCTTTCGCGGTCTTTTGCCAACGCGTTCGATACGGCGTCGAGCATGTCCTGGTCACGAAATGGTTTCGCGAGGAAATCCTGCGCGCCGGCTTTCATTGCTTTGACCGTCATGGCAATGTCGCCGTAGCCGGTCACGAAGACGACCGGCATGCGCAGATTGCGGCTTGCCATTGCGTCCTGAAACTGCAGTCCGTTCTCGCCACGTAAGCGGACGTCGAGAATCAGGCAACTGGGTGCGTCCTGTTTCGAATGGTCGAGAAATTCCTGTGACGACGCAAACGTCTCGACCGAAAGCCCCACTGACCGCAGCAGGCCAACCAGCGCGCGCCGCACGGATTCGTCGTCGTCGACGACATAGACCATCGATGTTTCCATATTTGGGCTCGATTTGTTTGCGGCGGGTTGTCGCTGTGGAATCATCTGGGGTGCTCCTTGGTCCATCGGTGCAACGCACCTGCTTGACCGGACAGAGGGTCGGCGCGCGCCTCGCTGATTTGTTATTAGTCCTGGCTGACTCGGCCGATTCTCAGGGTGCGTGGCGGGCCGAATCAGTGGGGTATTGCGCTGAGCCGATTCATTTTAGGCCAGCTTGACCATGCCGCGCCAGCGTCTCGCAATGCTTTCGGAACGTAAGTATTGCGAGGCTGCCGACAGTCGCAGCGTTCGCCGCACAAACAGCGCGTGCCACTATCCCTTGGTCTGGGAGCATTTCTAACGCGGTCTCAGTGTCGAGCGGCGTTGCTCGCAGCCGTGGGCAGAAAACTGTTCGGGTCCCATACTTTAGTATGCTTTTCGTCGGACGACGCAGTCGATAGGCTGAGCTTAAAGTCCCGTTTAATGCCGTCCCGGCCTCTGCAGGCATTCACTATCGAGCACCGATTGCGTACCGAACCTATCAAGATTGTCGCCGTCGTGGATGATGACGAGGCCATCAGGAACGCCACGGCCGGTCTCGTGCGCTCGCTCGGATGGAGCGTGCGCCTGTTCGACTCGGCCGGCGCATTTCTGCAATCGCCCGGTATCGCGGAAACGGATTGTCTGGTTTCGGACGTGCGGATGCCGAATATGTCCGGCATCGAAATGCACACCCGGCTCGTGCAGGCCGGCTACACGCTGACCACCATTTTCATCACGGCGTTCTCTACTCCGGCGCTCAACGCAAAGCTTCAGGAGCCGGGTGTGGTCGCCATTCTGGAAAAGCCTATCGATGCCGCCGCGCTGGCCGATTGCCTCACGCGTGCGTTAGGGTTGCCTTGACTGTCGGGGCGCGCGCCGCGCCAGTCGTTTGAGACGAATGAGCGGGTTTTCGAATCGTTCGCGCCTTCGCGATGGAACCGCCCGTCTAAACTATTTTCCCGATCTGCAAATCGTCGAACCCGATCGTCTGCAACGGCACCAGCGCAATAACCTGCGCGACGTGCATTCGCTCACAACACGCACCCATGCATGTACCGCTGCCGTTCGTGGCGCCTGGCGATCCGAGCTCGCGTGATATCGACCAAGGTATGGGACTGCACTACCTATGAGCACTTGTCCGCTCAATAGGGAGCCCGTAATGTGGAATCGTTGGCGCGTCGCCGATTGCTCATGAAACGACGCGCCGCTACGTTAGGCCGCCATCGCGCCTTCTCTCACCTTTCATGACCAACTGGTCGCTCAAAGGCCCCCATCATGTCCATGCAAGCTGTTGTACTCAGCCGCTATAACGGTCCCCTCGAACTCACCAGTCTTGTGCGCCCCGAACCTGCTCGAGGCGAAGTGCTGGTTCGCGTCGCGGCGAGCGGACTGAACCCGCTCGACACGAAAATCCGTGCGGGTAGCGCTGGCCACGCGAAGCATCCACTGCCGCTGGTGCTCGGCATCGACATGGCGGGCGTGGTGGAATCGGTGGGTCCTGGCGTGAGCGCTTTCAAGCCAGGTGACGAGGTCTATGGCATGACCGGCGGCGTAGGCGGCATTCAAGGGTCGCTCGCCCAGTACGCCGCGGTCGACGCCGATCTGCTGGCGCGCAAGCCATCCAGTCTGTCGATGCGCGAGGCCGCCGCGCTGCCCCTGGCTTTCATTACGTCTTACTCGGGCATTGTCGATCGTGCCAATCTGCAAGTCGGCCAAACGGTGCTGGTACAAGGGGGGGCGGGCGGCGTGGGTCATGTCTCGGTCCAGCTTGCGCGGGCGCTCGGCGCGAAGGTGTTCGCCACGGCAAGCGGCGGCAACCAGGACGTGCTCGTCCAGTTCGGCGCGACGCCCATCGATTACGCGACCCAGACCGTCGAACAATACGTCGGGTCGTGTACGGATGGGGAGGGGTTCGATCTCGTGGTCGACACCGTCGGCGGCACGACGCTCGATGCGTCGTTTGCGGCTGTTAAACACTTTGGCCATGTGGTAAGCGCGCTCGGTTGGGGCACCCATGCGCTCGCACCGCTATCGTTTCGCGAAGCGACGTACTCAGGCGTTTTCACACTGCATGCGCTACTGAGCGGCAAGGGCCGCGCACATCACGGCGAGATGATGCGCAAAGCCACTCTGCTTGCACAGGCCGGCAAACTGGCGCCGCGGGTCGATCCTCGCCGCTTCGATCTGGCTTCCGTCGAACAGGCTTACGAGGCACTGAGCGACGGTACAGCGCAAGGCAAGATCGTGGTGGATATCGCCTGATACTCCGCGCACCAGGTCCAGTGCCCGGCGCAGTCCCGCTATCCCTGGGATTACTACAGCATTAAAGCGGTGATACCCGCAGACCAGGCATTCCGGCCTCTGGCCGAAAGCACCTGTCCACTCGTCAGGAAGCCGTAACGAAAGTAGGCGGGCGGCCGATGAGCTTGTTGGCCGCACGCAGGCAAAAACTCATTGCTGCGCCGTGTCGTCCTGCTCCACCGCCGCACCGGCAGGCAGGTTCAGGCTGAACACCGCCCCATGGGGTTCGCCCGGCGCGACGGTCAGTTCGCCTCCATGGGCTTCCGCGATGGACCGGCATATCGACAGTCCCATGCCCATACCGGATTGCTTGGTGGTGACGAACGGCTCGAAAAGCCGCCCGGCCACCTCGGGGGCGAGCCCCGGACCCGTGTCCTCGACCCGCACGAGTGCGCGTTGTCCATGCAGCGCTTCGCATGCCACGGTCAGCACGCGAGGGCGTTCGTCCAAGGTACTCATGGCTTCGGTCGCGTTCATGATCAGGTTCAGCACGACTTGCTGTACCTGAATACGATCGCCATTCACCAGTACCGGATCGGGCGGCCGATGGATCACTTCGACATGATGGTCCTGTATCTGGCCACGCAACATCGTCAGCACTTCGAAGACCGCTTCGCCGAGATCGAACAGGCTGAAGGTTGGCTCCGACTGCTTCGCCATTGCCCGCAGGCTTTTGATAACCTGGGATGCCCGCAAACTGTCTTCGGCGACATTGGTGAGCATGATCCTCGCCTCGGCGACCTCGGGTATCGGCCGGTCGAGCCAGCGCAAGGCGGCGCCGATCGACGTCTGAATAGCCATCAGCGGCTGGCTGACCTCGTGGACGATCGACACCACCAGTTCGCCCATGGTCGTCACCCGCGTCATTCGCGCAAGGTTGGCCAGCGCGCTGCTCAGCGCCTGCTCGGCTTTCGAGCGCGCCCGATTCTGTTCGATCAGGTCTTCGTAGAGTCGCGCGTTGTCGACGGCAATCGCAGCCTGGCTGCCCAGTACGGACAGCAGGGCAGTCTTGTCACCCGTGAAGGTGCCGACGGCCAGCTCGTTTTCCACGTAAAGCACGCCGATCAGCTTCGCCTGTTTGAGGAGCGGCGTGCAGACAATCGAACGGGAGCGGCTGCGCTGCACGTACTCGTCGCGAACGAATGCGCCGCTCTCGCAGGCATTGTCCAGCACCACGTGCTTGCCGGTGCGAACGACCGCGTGCACTACCGAGGTCGCCACATCGGCAGATGAGATAGGCAAGCTGGCGACGCTAACGTCGATGCGTTCGTGCCATACCCGCGCCTGCGCCTCGATCCGCATCTCCGTGCTATGCGCCAGTGCCAGCACGCAGCGCCTGCCACCCGCGTGTTGTAGCGCGGTCGTGACCAGTGTTTCGATCAGGCGGGGGAGTACGATTTCGCTGGCGAGCGCGTTAGACACCTTGATGACGGCGGCGATATCCAGTTGCTGAAAAGCCGGATCTTCCGGGCGTGGTGCCACGAGTGCGGAATCCGTGTCGCGCAACCACCCGTAGCGACGATCCAGTTCAGCGGCTTTGGCGTTAGCACCCCATTGCGCGTAAGCACGACGCGCGTCACGCAGATAGGTGCGTGCTTTCTCCTCGAGTCCGCGCGCCAGGTAAAACGAAGCCGCGAGTTCATTGGCCACTGCCTCGATTTGCAGGAACCGGTTCGCTTTTGAATGACGGATCGCTTCGTCGTAGAGGTGTTCCGCGCGAGCCGACGAGTGTTCCAGTCCGTCCAGTTGGGCAATTCGCGCGGCGACGAGCGTACTGCGGCCAGCAAAGTTGACCGGACAGGTTTGCGCCCAGGCAGCTAGCGGCGCGGAATGCATCGCGAGCGCGGCCCATTGAATGCGTCGGGCGTTCTCGTCGACGGCCGACGCGTAAGCGTCGGCCCGTGTGAGCGCGCCGTAGAAGTGATAGTCGATCACTTCGAGAATGGTTGTCGAGGCGCTGAGCGACGGCTGGGCCATCTGTTCGGCCTCCAGCGCGGCGTCGATCTGTCCGAACATGAAGCGGGCCTGCAAGCGGTATGTCCACTCGGAAAACGCCACGCTCGTCGTCATGTCTTGCGCAGCTTCGTCGCTGTGGGTGTGGCGCTCGATGCCCGATTCACGCAGCGCTTTCACGAGTTCGATCTGGCCGCCCAATACCCCGAGGTACAAAGCAAATCGTGAAGCGCTCGCGATCGAGAAGCCTCTTTCTGCCTCGCGCAAGACTTCGTCGAGAGGGGCGCCGGCGAGAAGCAGAAGACTCGCCACGTTTCTTGCGCTGGAGACATCGAACACCAGATTGCCGATTTCAGACGAGATCCGGTAAGCCTGTTCGACGAACGGCATGCACTCGTCGAGCGGCCGGGTCCAGGGAATCACGAGACTGCCGAAGCGCATGTAGACCCGCGACTTGTAACGTGACTGGCCGCAACGGTCGATCACCTGAATGGCCAATTTTCCAAATTCATAGCCACTTGAATAGTCGCCATAGCGCGCGCCGTACACAAAGTTCAGGAAGACGAATCCAAAGCTGGACGCATCGCATAAGCCGTGCTCGACGCTCAGGTTGGCGACATGCAACAGGATGATGTCGAGGAGGTTGACATCGATGAACAGCGCCGGTGGGATCATGTCCGCCAACGCCTCGATGGCGCTGTGCCAGAGTGGATCGCTGATCGTGGGCAAGTGCGCGAGGTCTGCCACTGTGCGGTTGCCGATACGACGCTGCAGATCGGCAAATGCCTCATCGACCTGTACGTCCGTCGGCCTTGCTTCGATATGAAGGCCAAGGCGACGCAGATAGTCGAGGCCTGCTTCCATGCCCAGATCGGCGCGACTCTGTGCGGTGTACAGACCCGTTATCAGCCGCGTCAATTCGGCTCGCAACGCCATGCTGATTTCGCGCGCGCCCAGCCGCAACAACCGTTCCTCTGCCGACCCGAGCATGCCGAGCAGACATTCGCAATCGGCGAGGTAGAACTCCACCCAATGCGTGCTCTCGTCTTCGGGTTCCGTGCTCAACAGCGCCGCCGCCGCGACGAAATAGGTCAATGCCGACGCGTACGCCGTCGCCGCTTTGGCACGCCTGCCGGCCATGACGTTCAGTTGGGCGAAGCGCCGCCGCTCGTCGCCCGGTGCAACGTCGCCGATGCCGAAATTGATCTGGCTGACGATGTCGAACACGTCCTCCACGGACTGCTCGTCGGCGATGCGCGCGATCATGCGCCGACCGATCTCGAGGTGCAGGGCGATACGCGCGTGTTCCGTCATCGAAGCATAAGCGGCTTCGCGAAAGCGGTCGTGTCGGAAGTGATAGCCGTCTGCAGCTCGATACACCAGATCGCTGCGCAAGGCGTCGGCCATCGCCTCTTGCAGCGCGGCCTCAGAACAGTCCATGGCGCTCGCGATCGTTGCGACCGGTGCAAAGCTGCCAAGACAGGAAAGGTGTCGCAGCGCCGCTTGGGTCGCGGCGCCCAGCCGGTCCAGACGTCGCAGCATCAGATCGACGACGTTATCCGTATAGGCCTTGGCGCGAATGCGGTCGAGGTCGCGAACATGCAAGCTGGACTGATGTTCGAATTCGATCAGGCCTTCCTGAGCCAGTTCGATTGCAAACTGGGTGGCAAAAAATGGATTGCCGCCGGTCTTTTCGTCGACGAGGTCAACTACCGGGTTGACCTGTTCGAGCGAACATTGCAGGGTGCTCGCGATTAACCTTGCAGTGTCGTCACGATCGAGCGGCGCCAGTTCGAGATGTTGCAGATTGGCGCTCGCCGACGCCATGAGTTGCCGGAGCGGATGATCCGGTCCAACCTCGTTGCAGCGATAAGCGCCGATCAGAAGAAGATAGGGGCCGCACGACTTTTCGCTCAGATGCCCGAGCGCGCTCATCGTGCCTTCGTCGGACCACTGAAGATCGTCGAAGAAAAGAATCAGCGGACGTTCAGGTTTGCAGAACACCTTGATCAGATCGGCAGCGGCCGTCAGAAACCGTTCCCGATCGACGGGCACATTCGCGCCATCATCTTCGAACTTGTCACCCAGGATCAGTTTCAGGTCGGGGATGACGGTCCACAACATGCGCGCCTTGGCCCCGAGCGCGTCGAGCAGACGGCGTTGCGACACCAGAAACGTCTGCTGGTCTTCGCCGAGAATGGGCCGGACCAGTTGCTCGATGATCTGAATCAGCGCCACGTAAGGCGTTGAGCTATTGACCTGCTCGCAGGTACCGGCCGCGAACA
Coding sequences within it:
- a CDS encoding AAA family ATPase, with the translated sequence MTDLTEYSLTLLRATPLVLQRGISSTAARALFVSIENPHSERDTSHRLHHEYDLRAELRSPWAARPTGLLHQDNKLVLMLDDPGGDLLRERCKAPLPVDVFLRLASAISSALSGAHGQGLVHCDLSPDNILVTQDAGACLTGFGCAFRDDQNHRESDLRYANQGIVEYMAPEVCAQMNRRIDARADLYSLGCTFYEMLTGTLPVAGDDRLALVHAHLARRPALPSELVAGLPRQIEMIIMKLLAKDPEERYQSAASLTADLERCETMWQAGEWISLFPLDIPALSGRQHLSQQLFGREGETSVLRNAYERTAAGEPSQLILVNGYSGAGKTSLVSQWIKQMGGSSHLFAAGTCEQVNSSTPYVALIQIIEQLVRPILGEDQQTFLVSQRRLLDALGAKARMLWTVIPDLKLILGDKFEDDGANVPVDRERFLTAAADLIKVFCKPERPLILFFDDLQWSDEGTMSALGHLSEKSCGPYLLLIGAYRCNEVGPDHPLRQLMASASANLQHLELAPLDRDDTARLIASTLQCSLEQVNPVVDLVDEKTGGNPFFATQFAIELAQEGLIEFEHQSSLHVRDLDRIRAKAYTDNVVDLMLRRLDRLGAATQAALRHLSCLGSFAPVATIASAMDCSEAALQEAMADALRSDLVYRAADGYHFRHDRFREAAYASMTEHARIALHLEIGRRMIARIADEQSVEDVFDIVSQINFGIGDVAPGDERRRFAQLNVMAGRRAKAATAYASALTYFVAAAALLSTEPEDESTHWVEFYLADCECLLGMLGSAEERLLRLGAREISMALRAELTRLITGLYTAQSRADLGMEAGLDYLRRLGLHIEARPTDVQVDEAFADLQRRIGNRTVADLAHLPTISDPLWHSAIEALADMIPPALFIDVNLLDIILLHVANLSVEHGLCDASSFGFVFLNFVYGARYGDYSSGYEFGKLAIQVIDRCGQSRYKSRVYMRFGSLVIPWTRPLDECMPFVEQAYRISSEIGNLVFDVSSARNVASLLLLAGAPLDEVLREAERGFSIASASRFALYLGVLGGQIELVKALRESGIERHTHSDEAAQDMTTSVAFSEWTYRLQARFMFGQIDAALEAEQMAQPSLSASTTILEVIDYHFYGALTRADAYASAVDENARRIQWAALAMHSAPLAAWAQTCPVNFAGRSTLVAARIAQLDGLEHSSARAEHLYDEAIRHSKANRFLQIEAVANELAASFYLARGLEEKARTYLRDARRAYAQWGANAKAAELDRRYGWLRDTDSALVAPRPEDPAFQQLDIAAVIKVSNALASEIVLPRLIETLVTTALQHAGGRRCVLALAHSTEMRIEAQARVWHERIDVSVASLPISSADVATSVVHAVVRTGKHVVLDNACESGAFVRDEYVQRSRSRSIVCTPLLKQAKLIGVLYVENELAVGTFTGDKTALLSVLGSQAAIAVDNARLYEDLIEQNRARSKAEQALSSALANLARMTRVTTMGELVVSIVHEVSQPLMAIQTSIGAALRWLDRPIPEVAEARIMLTNVAEDSLRASQVIKSLRAMAKQSEPTFSLFDLGEAVFEVLTMLRGQIQDHHVEVIHRPPDPVLVNGDRIQVQQVVLNLIMNATEAMSTLDERPRVLTVACEALHGQRALVRVEDTGPGLAPEVAGRLFEPFVTTKQSGMGMGLSICRSIAEAHGGELTVAPGEPHGAVFSLNLPAGAAVEQDDTAQQ
- a CDS encoding DUF4148 domain-containing protein, with amino-acid sequence MKSFASLIVATSFFIVPLCGFAQQTNASLTRAEVRAELVQIEKAGYSPATGDHQTYPADIEAAEAKLSTEGTAAATSSVGGSTNRTESGRRHNHAMNDNCVGPASYCTPYFGS
- a CDS encoding response regulator transcription factor yields the protein MRTEPIKIVAVVDDDEAIRNATAGLVRSLGWSVRLFDSAGAFLQSPGIAETDCLVSDVRMPNMSGIEMHTRLVQAGYTLTTIFITAFSTPALNAKLQEPGVVAILEKPIDAAALADCLTRALGLP
- a CDS encoding response regulator transcription factor produces the protein METSMVYVVDDDESVRRALVGLLRSVGLSVETFASSQEFLDHSKQDAPSCLILDVRLRGENGLQFQDAMASRNLRMPVVFVTGYGDIAMTVKAMKAGAQDFLAKPFRDQDMLDAVSNALAKDRERMLAEQSVLSLRASYDSLTPREREVVSFVLAGLLNKQIASEMNVSEVTVKMHRGQAMRKMAARSVADLVRKVQTLGVEPGVKSDTLRRSPA
- a CDS encoding serine hydrolase, which produces MKTSSLSLAAAVLSVGMALSFASPSTYAERGDARLEYYGQSIDTMIADFMQEKHISGLTMAIVEAPYIPRVAGYGESDTTKKLLASQGTLWNIGPITQGYTAVAVMQLVEAGKMDLHAPVATYVQGLPSAWSKLTVMQLLQHATGLADYRQAPGYDATREYQPQQLVDLVKDSKLAFKPGTAVAQSATNFLLLGMAIESASGMSYHDFIWNGQIKPLNLTHTMFIEDFPEHAAIDPVEKTGMRHHLFTGDGHYINPVEPSAGYRLVNGQLTDARPATSSSAFAFGSLWASAEDVSTWDIALAGNEVIKEAAHRDLVYKPTRLDNGMVVPAMAGWQFTKHKGFMDIKGNAPGYSAYLSRFTNPDELVCVTLLANTEGVDLTDLARRIASAYDARLGSGNDPAQTSTYESVFGVKETVARLEKNIKAANGQIFAHFDHQMNAEQAGLSMRPTEVLVFGNPAAGTMLMQEQPGIASELPLRVAVWEDERGRTWVSYTNFDRIAERYGIHDAKTIAAMKAGVAELVRKSSSAY
- a CDS encoding DUF305 domain-containing protein — encoded protein: MENLKNWRPAWLPLIVLTGLLTTFPLSTLAQHRAAPDPMEKPFLAENNEAMNRMMTGMAAAPSGDIDDDFVAMMQPHHQGAIDMAEVELRYGHNEQLRRIAQEIIVDQQQEIVAMNIALNRAPPPPAPVPTQMQPVLSPQTAPHQTGMQMPMPANARQVLR
- a CDS encoding zinc-dependent alcohol dehydrogenase family protein, whose amino-acid sequence is MSMQAVVLSRYNGPLELTSLVRPEPARGEVLVRVAASGLNPLDTKIRAGSAGHAKHPLPLVLGIDMAGVVESVGPGVSAFKPGDEVYGMTGGVGGIQGSLAQYAAVDADLLARKPSSLSMREAAALPLAFITSYSGIVDRANLQVGQTVLVQGGAGGVGHVSVQLARALGAKVFATASGGNQDVLVQFGATPIDYATQTVEQYVGSCTDGEGFDLVVDTVGGTTLDASFAAVKHFGHVVSALGWGTHALAPLSFREATYSGVFTLHALLSGKGRAHHGEMMRKATLLAQAGKLAPRVDPRRFDLASVEQAYEALSDGTAQGKIVVDIA
- a CDS encoding transcriptional initiation protein Tat; this translates as MLNSYASRAVLIESSCGAGVRTARPDPHRLRDTHIPIMRFDMSTTLQGSKRRDVLRTMGFAALSVAALLPQRRAEAKEAHDVAMLAGLDGATTLTQLGKRLAAAPRRRNFESVPFMLTDRQYWDFDAAEQLLQYQSKARQVWENTDLAGPWPGLMREAMNGQVFANRNADFLAVSATHGLAHLALFAQPMWDTYNLAALAGPKFATNTLIVEKAGVSRSDSIENVAGFYGPANNNVTSLQRRGAVFIACHDSIHAISRALQSSAGRPAASADRIAADLTNNLIPDVVLVPSVVSFMVDLQSRGFTYSKGG